Proteins from a genomic interval of Corynebacterium freiburgense:
- the lpdA gene encoding dihydrolipoyl dehydrogenase, giving the protein MTEHFDVVVLGAGPGGYVSAIRASQLGLKVAVVEKQYWGGVCLNIGCIPSKALLKNAELAHTFNHEAKLFGISGDVSFDFGAAHDRSRKVSSGIVKGVHFLMKKNKITEIDGFGVFKDAKSLQITEGKDAGKTITFDNCIIATGSVVRSLPGVELSGNVVSFEEQILSRDLPDSMVIVGAGAIGMEFAYVLSNYGVDVTIVEFMDRVLPNEDADVSKEIAKQYKKLGVKLLTGYKTTGVRDNGDSVEVDVESKDGSKSETLIVDRVMISIGFAPRVEGYGLENTGVKLTDRGAIDIDERMRTNVPGIYAIGDVTAKLQLAHVAEAQGVVAAETIANAETMELGDYMMMPRATFCNPQVASFGYTEEKAREIAKAEGREIKVATFPFSANGKAQGLGESAGFVKIVADAEYGELLGAHMVGSNVSELLPELTLAQKFDLTAEEIGRNIHTHPTLSEAMKEAAEGICGHMINF; this is encoded by the coding sequence GTGACTGAACATTTTGACGTTGTTGTACTCGGTGCGGGCCCGGGTGGCTATGTTTCCGCCATTCGCGCCTCCCAACTAGGCCTTAAAGTAGCCGTTGTGGAAAAGCAATACTGGGGCGGCGTGTGCCTCAATATTGGATGCATTCCATCCAAGGCGCTACTCAAGAATGCTGAACTCGCACACACTTTCAATCATGAAGCAAAGCTCTTCGGTATTTCTGGAGATGTTTCGTTTGATTTCGGTGCTGCGCATGATCGTTCTCGTAAAGTATCTTCCGGGATCGTAAAAGGTGTTCACTTCTTGATGAAGAAGAATAAGATCACCGAAATTGATGGCTTTGGCGTGTTTAAAGATGCCAAATCATTGCAGATTACTGAAGGCAAAGACGCTGGTAAGACCATTACCTTTGATAACTGCATTATTGCCACTGGTTCTGTTGTTCGTTCATTGCCGGGTGTTGAGCTTTCTGGCAATGTTGTTTCCTTTGAAGAACAGATCCTTTCGCGTGATTTGCCGGATTCCATGGTGATTGTTGGTGCTGGCGCCATTGGCATGGAATTTGCCTATGTCCTGTCTAACTATGGTGTTGACGTTACGATCGTTGAGTTTATGGATCGTGTCTTGCCGAATGAAGATGCGGACGTTTCCAAGGAGATCGCAAAGCAATACAAGAAGCTCGGCGTAAAGCTCCTTACCGGCTATAAGACCACCGGTGTGCGTGATAATGGTGATTCCGTTGAGGTTGATGTGGAGTCCAAGGATGGATCGAAGTCTGAGACCTTAATTGTTGATCGCGTAATGATCTCCATTGGCTTTGCGCCGCGCGTTGAGGGCTACGGTCTTGAGAACACCGGCGTGAAGCTTACGGATCGCGGCGCCATCGATATTGACGAACGCATGCGCACTAACGTTCCCGGTATTTACGCGATTGGCGACGTCACTGCCAAACTGCAACTTGCCCACGTTGCGGAGGCCCAGGGCGTCGTCGCCGCAGAAACAATTGCAAATGCAGAAACTATGGAACTCGGCGATTATATGATGATGCCTCGCGCAACATTCTGTAATCCGCAGGTTGCCTCCTTTGGCTACACCGAGGAGAAGGCTCGGGAAATCGCTAAGGCTGAAGGTCGCGAAATTAAGGTTGCTACCTTCCCGTTCTCTGCGAATGGTAAGGCGCAAGGCCTTGGTGAATCAGCAGGCTTTGTAAAGATTGTTGCGGATGCCGAATACGGCGAGCTGCTGGGGGCGCACATGGTTGGTTCTAATGTTTCAGAATTATTGCCTGAATTGACCCTTGCTCAGAAATTCGACCTTACGGCTGAAGAAATTGGCCGTAATATCCATACCCACCCAACACTTTCGGAAGCTATGAAAGAAGCTGCCGAAGGTATTTGTGGACATATGATTAATTTCTAA
- the ramB gene encoding acetate metabolism transcriptional regulator RamB: protein MGKTYVGSRLRQLRRERDLSQASLAATLGLSASYVNQIEHDVRPLTVPVLLRITEAFGVDATFFSRDDDSRLLAEVQDVVLDKEICPTTVELQEISEMVYNHPTLARAMVDMHRRYRNVRDKLSLAIDTRHSPTPDAPSSSAQALAMPHEEVRDFFYARQNYLGTLDTTAEDLAETMMLGPYDIRATEDAITQRLQRHGVTLSHSRSINGVLHHYNPATRTLTLSTRLSPGQKAFRMAAELSYLEAGDLMEEILNETTFTSEESRTLALRGLASYYAAALMLPYQQFHAASESSQYDIEYLSQIFGVGYETICHRLSTLQRPNLRGIPFTFVRVDRAGNMSKRQSATGFHFTHSGGTCPLWNVYETFTNPGQIMRQMTQMPDGRNYLWIARTVRHHRSRYNEPGKLFAIGLGCEARHAERTIYSQGMDLENFSGATPIGAGCRVCTRDNCAQRAFPPVHRTINIDAHRSTIAPY, encoded by the coding sequence ATGGGAAAGACCTACGTTGGCTCCCGCCTCCGGCAGCTGCGCCGCGAACGCGACCTCAGCCAAGCATCACTCGCAGCAACCCTGGGCCTTTCAGCAAGCTATGTCAATCAAATCGAACATGACGTTCGACCGCTCACTGTTCCGGTCCTTCTCCGCATCACCGAAGCCTTTGGCGTCGATGCCACATTCTTTTCCCGAGACGACGATTCGCGCCTACTCGCCGAAGTCCAAGATGTGGTTCTAGATAAAGAAATCTGCCCCACCACAGTTGAACTCCAGGAAATTTCGGAAATGGTGTACAACCATCCAACCCTGGCTCGCGCCATGGTAGATATGCACCGCAGATACCGAAATGTACGCGATAAACTCTCGCTTGCCATAGATACCCGACACTCCCCGACCCCAGATGCTCCCAGCTCAAGTGCACAAGCTTTAGCAATGCCCCATGAAGAAGTGCGGGATTTCTTTTATGCGCGGCAAAACTACCTAGGGACATTAGATACCACTGCAGAAGACCTCGCAGAAACTATGATGCTAGGCCCATACGATATTCGGGCCACGGAAGACGCAATTACCCAACGCCTACAACGCCATGGCGTCACCCTTTCGCATTCACGTTCTATTAATGGAGTTTTACATCACTACAATCCCGCAACCAGAACGCTTACACTAAGCACCCGACTTAGTCCCGGACAAAAAGCCTTCCGCATGGCCGCCGAACTCAGCTATCTTGAAGCAGGTGACCTTATGGAAGAAATCCTCAACGAAACTACGTTCACTTCTGAGGAATCTCGAACCCTGGCACTTCGCGGTCTAGCATCCTACTATGCCGCGGCACTTATGCTGCCCTACCAGCAATTTCACGCAGCATCTGAAAGTTCCCAATACGATATCGAATATTTGTCTCAAATATTCGGCGTTGGATATGAAACAATTTGCCACAGACTTTCCACACTGCAACGGCCGAATCTGCGCGGAATTCCATTTACATTTGTGCGCGTAGATCGTGCCGGAAATATGTCGAAGCGACAATCCGCAACGGGTTTCCATTTCACACATTCTGGCGGTACCTGTCCACTGTGGAATGTTTATGAAACATTCACAAATCCCGGACAGATTATGCGTCAAATGACACAAATGCCAGATGGCAGAAATTACCTCTGGATCGCGCGCACCGTTCGGCACCATCGAAGCCGCTATAACGAACCTGGAAAACTGTTTGCTATCGGACTTGGGTGCGAAGCACGCCACGCCGAACGAACGATCTATTCACAGGGTATGGACCTGGAGAATTTCAGTGGCGCAACCCCCATAGGCGCAGGTTGCCGCGTATGTACCCGCGATAATTGCGCGCAGCGCGCATTCCCTCCCGTGCACCGCACTATTAATATCGATGCACACCGTTCAACTATTGCACCGTACTGA
- a CDS encoding succinate dehydrogenase cytochrome b subunit, which yields MTVKYDDRDALAHGKITEKPLRERPKFPTWALKLTMAVTGLIFGGFVLIHMIGNLKIFMPMHDGVHHIDEYGEFLRTVGEPLVPREGVLWIFRIVLLVSLILHVYGAFAITGRAHQSRGKFRRTNLMGGLNSFATRSMLVTGLVLLLFILFHILDLTLGVAPAAPAAFEHGAVYANMVASFSRWPVAIFYIVAMLVLFVHLSHGIWVAVSDLGITGKRWRAILLFVSYLVPAAVMVGNITIPLSIALGWIG from the coding sequence ATGACTGTTAAATATGATGACCGTGACGCACTCGCGCACGGCAAAATTACAGAAAAGCCGCTACGTGAGCGGCCCAAGTTCCCGACATGGGCATTGAAGCTGACCATGGCCGTTACCGGCCTGATTTTCGGTGGCTTCGTATTGATTCACATGATCGGTAACCTAAAGATCTTCATGCCTATGCATGATGGTGTTCATCACATCGATGAGTACGGTGAATTCCTCCGTACTGTTGGCGAGCCACTCGTTCCACGCGAAGGCGTACTGTGGATTTTCCGTATTGTGTTGCTCGTTTCATTGATTCTCCACGTATACGGTGCGTTTGCCATTACCGGTAGAGCTCACCAATCCCGTGGTAAGTTCCGCCGCACTAACCTTATGGGCGGCCTTAACAGCTTTGCTACTCGGTCCATGCTTGTCACTGGCCTTGTACTTTTGCTGTTTATCCTGTTCCACATTCTGGACTTAACTCTTGGTGTTGCGCCCGCAGCTCCAGCAGCTTTTGAGCATGGTGCGGTTTACGCCAATATGGTTGCCAGCTTTAGCCGGTGGCCGGTAGCGATTTTCTATATTGTCGCTATGCTCGTCCTTTTCGTGCACCTTTCGCACGGCATCTGGGTTGCAGTAAGCGACCTTGGTATTACCGGTAAGCGTTGGCGGGCGATCCTGCTTTTCGTTTCGTACCTGGTTCCTGCCGCTGTGATGGTTGGCAATATCACTATTCCCCTGTCCATCGCCCTTGGCTGGATTGGCTAG
- a CDS encoding fumarate reductase/succinate dehydrogenase flavoprotein subunit → MSTHSEAIVQPDFQAPASCVEGVTIGRVLDDHAPKGVPTKDAWEWQKDHYNLVSPLNRRKFRILVIGTGLSGGGAAAALGELGYDVKAFTYHDAPRRAHSIAAQGGVNSARGKKVDNDGAYRHVKDTVKGGDYRCREVDCWRLAYESVRVIDHMNAIGAPFAREYGGTLATRSFGGVQVSRTYYTRGQTGQQLQLSAAAALQRQIHLGSVEIFTHNEMVDLIVSEIDGKKVCQGAVMRNLITGEIKAHTGHAVILATGGYGNVYYMSTLAKNSNASAIMRAYDQGAYMASPSFIQFHPTGLPVNSEWQSKTILMSESLRNDGRIWSPKEPKDDRDPNTIPEDERDYFLERRYPAFGNLVPRDVASRAISQQINAGLGVGPLHNSAYLDFRDSIERLGKDTIKERYSNLFQMYEEAIGEDPYTSPMRIAPTCHFTMGGLWTDFNEMTSIDGLFAAGEASWTYHGANRLGANSLLSASVDGWFTLPFSVPNYLGPLLGSERLPEDAPAAVAAVERAQARINKLMSINGNHGPEYFHRQLGDILYFSCGVARNVTDLASGIEKIRELRKAFWSDLRITGDKDEMNQVLEYANRVADYIDLGELMCVDALDRDESCGAHFRDDHLSEEGEAERDDENWCFVSAWEPNGENKFIRHAEPLYFEAIPLQTRNYK, encoded by the coding sequence ATGAGCACTCACTCTGAAGCAATTGTCCAGCCCGACTTTCAAGCTCCGGCTTCCTGTGTTGAAGGCGTGACTATTGGTCGCGTCCTGGACGATCATGCCCCTAAAGGCGTCCCCACAAAAGATGCGTGGGAATGGCAAAAAGACCACTACAATTTGGTTTCTCCGCTGAACCGTCGTAAGTTCCGCATTCTGGTTATCGGTACCGGTCTTTCTGGTGGTGGCGCAGCCGCAGCCCTCGGCGAACTTGGCTATGATGTCAAGGCGTTCACCTATCACGATGCGCCTCGTCGTGCGCACTCCATTGCCGCCCAGGGTGGCGTGAACTCCGCACGCGGCAAGAAGGTAGATAACGACGGCGCGTACCGCCATGTAAAAGACACCGTAAAGGGTGGCGACTATCGCTGCCGTGAGGTGGACTGCTGGCGTCTCGCCTACGAATCTGTTCGTGTTATCGACCATATGAATGCTATTGGTGCGCCATTCGCCCGCGAATACGGTGGCACCCTTGCTACCCGTTCTTTCGGTGGTGTGCAGGTTTCCCGCACCTACTACACCCGTGGCCAAACAGGTCAACAGCTCCAGCTGTCCGCTGCGGCAGCCCTCCAGCGCCAGATTCATCTTGGTTCCGTTGAGATCTTTACCCACAATGAAATGGTTGATCTCATTGTGTCCGAGATTGATGGCAAGAAGGTTTGCCAAGGTGCGGTAATGCGCAACTTGATTACTGGTGAAATCAAGGCGCACACGGGACACGCCGTTATCCTTGCTACTGGTGGCTACGGCAATGTGTACTACATGTCCACGCTGGCAAAGAACTCCAATGCTTCCGCCATTATGCGTGCCTACGATCAGGGCGCTTATATGGCATCACCGTCGTTTATTCAGTTCCACCCAACCGGCCTACCTGTGAACTCGGAGTGGCAATCCAAGACCATTCTGATGTCCGAATCGCTGCGTAACGACGGCCGCATTTGGTCCCCGAAAGAGCCTAAGGACGACCGCGATCCCAATACCATCCCTGAGGATGAGCGTGATTACTTCCTGGAGCGCCGCTATCCGGCCTTCGGTAACCTTGTGCCTCGCGACGTCGCGTCTCGCGCTATCTCCCAGCAGATCAATGCTGGTCTCGGCGTAGGCCCATTGCATAACTCCGCATACCTAGACTTCCGTGACTCCATTGAACGCCTAGGTAAAGACACCATTAAAGAGCGCTACTCCAACCTCTTCCAAATGTATGAAGAGGCCATTGGTGAAGACCCCTACACCAGCCCAATGCGCATTGCTCCTACCTGTCACTTCACCATGGGTGGCTTGTGGACTGACTTTAATGAAATGACCTCCATTGACGGCCTTTTTGCCGCTGGTGAGGCATCTTGGACCTACCACGGTGCAAACCGTCTGGGTGCAAACTCCCTGCTCTCCGCCTCGGTTGATGGCTGGTTCACCTTGCCATTCTCTGTGCCGAACTACCTCGGCCCATTGCTTGGCTCCGAGCGTCTTCCAGAAGATGCACCTGCCGCAGTTGCCGCAGTTGAGCGTGCACAAGCCCGCATTAATAAGCTAATGAGCATTAATGGCAACCACGGCCCAGAGTATTTCCACCGTCAACTCGGCGATATCCTGTACTTCTCCTGTGGCGTGGCCCGCAATGTCACCGATCTTGCATCTGGCATTGAAAAGATCCGTGAATTGCGTAAAGCCTTCTGGTCTGACCTTCGCATTACCGGTGATAAGGACGAAATGAACCAGGTCCTTGAATACGCCAACCGCGTTGCAGACTACATTGACCTCGGCGAACTCATGTGTGTCGACGCCCTCGACCGTGACGAGTCCTGTGGTGCTCACTTCCGTGATGACCACCTTTCCGAAGAAGGCGAAGCCGAGCGCGACGATGAGAACTGGTGCTTCGTCTCCGCTTGGGAGCCAAACGGTGAAAACAAGTTCATCCGCCACGCAGAACCGCTCTACTTCGAAGCGATCCCGCTGCAGACAAGGAACTACAAGTAA